Proteins encoded by one window of Halomonas chromatireducens:
- a CDS encoding AAA family ATPase: protein MSETSLTSPNTAWPSSEQALADREALLALLFAWAELGWIRDLDAALAHRLAQLAPEGDASCLLAAMLVSHQAGQGHLLVDLTQAHEQPTTLIAVEPGDDAPPTPEALLSLLAPARWSQALRGWSAVGSGPGNSPLVLEGERLYLRRYWRNEQQVANGVDTRLALGEVVDAATLRPVLDVLFPPASHSAEQAGSQKLACALGARAPFTVITGGPGTGKTTTVIRLLALLQVQAIATRGAPLAIRLAAPTGKAAARLSESIRDQIDALEGLDLPHAEQVRDAIPHEVLTLHRLLGARPDTRHFRYHRLNPLPLDMVAVDEASMVDIDMMAALLDALPPHARLVLLGDKDQLASVEAGAVLGNLCARAEAGHYREEVTQWLESATGVPAWFKGDAPALLVLLESLLERLREHAGTTSFEGEMLLGNRRVYLDLIWPGKPLSQRELTTWSDQRLAALPLSPRVGDLLRQHASDAWSLADSDGKYARLRLPLPAVERVGAPRTLAAPRPEFHDFGIADLPPPDAELARRPLRALEIVAFDTETTGLELRRGDTVISIGACRIVNARLLASDVFDVRVDPGKPIPPASTAIHGLTDSDVSGAPPLPVLLPRFRNYIGDAVVLAHNAAFDLLALQPPGASVTLDMPVLDTLLISRALDESLDGHDLDTLADRYSLRFPPGTRHTALGDARVTAELWLALLPRLEARGIETLEQALALQASAFDKEDACT from the coding sequence ATGAGCGAGACCTCGCTGACTTCCCCCAACACGGCCTGGCCCTCGTCTGAACAGGCCCTAGCGGATCGCGAAGCGCTGCTGGCGCTGCTGTTTGCCTGGGCTGAGCTTGGCTGGATCCGTGACCTGGATGCTGCTCTGGCCCACCGCCTGGCACAGTTGGCACCCGAAGGAGATGCCAGCTGCCTGCTGGCAGCCATGCTGGTCAGTCATCAGGCCGGCCAGGGCCACCTGCTTGTGGATCTGACACAGGCCCATGAGCAGCCCACCACGCTGATAGCGGTGGAGCCAGGTGACGACGCACCGCCGACGCCGGAAGCCCTGCTGAGCCTGCTGGCGCCTGCTCGCTGGAGCCAAGCCTTGCGCGGCTGGTCGGCGGTCGGCAGCGGCCCGGGCAACAGCCCGCTAGTGCTGGAAGGGGAGCGCCTCTATTTGCGCCGCTACTGGCGTAATGAGCAGCAGGTGGCGAACGGCGTCGATACCCGGCTGGCGCTCGGCGAGGTTGTTGACGCCGCTACCCTGCGTCCGGTGCTGGACGTCCTGTTTCCCCCGGCCAGCCACTCTGCCGAACAAGCCGGTTCACAGAAACTCGCCTGTGCGCTGGGGGCACGCGCGCCCTTCACGGTGATCACCGGCGGCCCCGGCACCGGCAAGACCACTACCGTGATTCGCTTGCTGGCACTGCTGCAGGTGCAGGCCATCGCCACCCGAGGCGCACCGCTGGCTATTCGGCTGGCGGCGCCCACCGGCAAGGCGGCCGCACGCCTGAGCGAGTCGATCCGCGACCAGATCGACGCCCTGGAAGGGCTGGACCTGCCCCACGCAGAGCAGGTGCGTGATGCCATTCCCCACGAGGTCTTGACGCTGCACCGCCTGCTGGGCGCCCGACCGGATACTCGCCACTTCCGCTATCATCGGCTCAACCCGCTGCCGCTGGACATGGTCGCGGTGGACGAAGCCTCGATGGTGGATATCGACATGATGGCGGCCCTGCTCGACGCCCTGCCGCCCCATGCCCGCCTGGTGCTGCTGGGGGACAAGGACCAGCTGGCCTCGGTGGAGGCCGGCGCAGTACTGGGTAACCTTTGTGCCCGCGCAGAAGCAGGGCACTATCGCGAGGAGGTCACCCAATGGCTGGAAAGCGCCACCGGCGTGCCTGCCTGGTTCAAGGGCGACGCTCCCGCGCTGCTGGTGCTTCTGGAGTCGCTGCTGGAGCGACTACGGGAGCATGCCGGCACCACCTCCTTCGAAGGGGAGATGCTGCTCGGCAATCGGCGTGTCTATCTCGACCTCATCTGGCCCGGAAAGCCGCTTTCCCAACGCGAGCTGACCACCTGGAGCGATCAGCGTCTGGCCGCCCTGCCGCTGTCGCCCCGTGTCGGCGACCTGCTGCGCCAGCACGCCAGCGATGCCTGGAGCCTGGCCGACAGTGACGGCAAGTACGCCAGGCTGCGCTTGCCGCTGCCCGCCGTGGAAAGAGTCGGCGCCCCCCGCACGCTGGCGGCTCCCCGCCCGGAATTCCACGACTTCGGCATTGCCGACCTGCCACCGCCCGATGCCGAACTCGCCCGCCGGCCCCTGCGTGCCCTGGAGATCGTGGCCTTCGATACCGAAACCACGGGCCTGGAACTGCGCCGCGGCGATACGGTCATCAGCATCGGCGCCTGCCGCATCGTCAATGCCCGGCTGCTGGCCAGCGACGTCTTCGACGTTCGGGTCGACCCCGGCAAGCCGATTCCCCCGGCCAGCACGGCCATCCACGGCCTCACCGATAGTGACGTCAGCGGCGCGCCTCCTCTGCCCGTCCTGCTGCCACGTTTTCGCAACTATATCGGCGACGCGGTGGTACTGGCTCACAACGCCGCCTTCGACCTGCTCGCCTTGCAGCCCCCGGGGGCCAGTGTCACCCTGGATATGCCAGTGCTGGACACCCTGCTCATATCGCGTGCGCTGGACGAGAGTCTTGACGGCCATGACCTGGACACCCTTGCCGACCGTTACAGCCTCAGGTTTCCCCCCGGAACGCGACATACCGCACTGGGCGATGCCCGGGTCACGGCTGAGCTGTGGCTGGCGCTGCTGCCGCGGCTCGAGGCGAGAGGCATCGAGACCCTGGAGCAGGCGCTTGCCCTTCAGGCCAGCGCCTTCGACAAGGAGGATGCCTGCACATGA
- a CDS encoding sensor histidine kinase — translation MRTDPVVLTVAFGYLALLFVIAAWGDRRAEKGRSVIGSPTVYALSIAVYCTAWTFYGSVGRAAESGPSFLLIYLGPTLAMLMAPFMIRKMVRIASTQRITSIADFISARYGKSSSLGALVALIALIGITPYIALQLKAITLSHAVLVNYPEAAEFQLADESFWVDKSFWVALVLAVFIILFGTRHLDASERHEGMVAAIAFESLVKLVAFLTVGVFVVFVMFNGPMDLFSQVADSPRLVGALGLDAVPGGATGWVGTLVLAFLAFLTLPRQFQVLVVENVDERHLRRASWLFPLYLVAINLFVIPIAMAGMLLPVGNSDPDSFVLTLPLSAGLEGIPLLVFIGGLSAATGMVIVETIALSTMVSNQLVMPLLLRSKRLQLSSQGELAGWLLGIRRVAIVLILLLGYLYHALIGDSYSLVTIGLVSFAAAAQFAPALLIGMYWRGATRLGASLGLIAGFLIWVYTLLLPGFAQSGWLNPGFVEQGLWGLGWLRPYALFGLEGWDIYSHSLLWSMLANVGILVGVSLFTRQSPLEQTQAALFTNAMNPGLQHTSLWRGQTTRGELQSLLSRYLGANATARILADQKSSRDNSDPAPPAMIARAEQALSGALGSASARVLINSVVRGEALDLESILSILDTTSQTLEYNRRLEQKSNELAKIGEELRAANERLRELDRLKDEFVAMVSHELRTPLTSIRAFAEILRDGKDLPEDKRTHFLEVVVLESQRLSRLIEEILDLARLESGRLTLTPQQLDLVSLTRHSVDAVHRLQEDRGVTLQVDIEVDEAPVIGDPDRLEQVIINLLDNAGKFADDDDPQVRLLLTRHEQHYRLSVEDNGPGIAEEERERVFEKFHQIKRLSSSAGKAKGRPRGSGLGLPISRGIVVHLGGRLWVEDAPQLQGACLVMELPQAPE, via the coding sequence ATGAGAACGGATCCGGTAGTGCTGACGGTGGCCTTCGGCTACCTGGCGCTGCTGTTCGTCATTGCTGCCTGGGGCGACCGGCGTGCCGAAAAGGGCCGCTCGGTGATCGGGTCGCCCACCGTCTACGCCCTCTCGATTGCGGTCTACTGCACCGCCTGGACCTTCTACGGCAGCGTGGGGCGTGCCGCGGAGTCTGGCCCCAGCTTCCTGTTGATCTACCTGGGGCCGACCCTGGCCATGCTCATGGCCCCCTTCATGATTCGCAAGATGGTGCGCATCGCCAGCACCCAGCGCATCACGTCCATTGCCGACTTCATCAGTGCCCGCTACGGCAAGAGTTCGAGCCTCGGCGCCCTGGTGGCCCTGATCGCCCTGATCGGCATCACTCCCTATATCGCCCTGCAGCTCAAGGCCATCACCCTGAGCCATGCCGTACTGGTCAACTATCCGGAAGCCGCCGAATTCCAGCTGGCGGACGAGAGCTTCTGGGTCGACAAGTCCTTCTGGGTCGCCCTGGTCCTGGCGGTGTTCATCATCCTCTTCGGCACACGCCACCTCGATGCCAGCGAGCGTCACGAAGGCATGGTGGCGGCGATCGCCTTCGAGTCGCTGGTCAAGCTGGTCGCCTTCCTGACCGTTGGCGTATTCGTGGTGTTCGTGATGTTCAACGGCCCGATGGACCTGTTCAGCCAGGTGGCCGATAGCCCGCGACTGGTTGGCGCCCTGGGTCTGGATGCGGTGCCGGGCGGTGCCACCGGCTGGGTCGGCACCCTGGTGCTGGCGTTCCTGGCGTTTCTCACCCTGCCCCGGCAGTTCCAGGTGCTGGTGGTGGAGAACGTGGACGAACGCCACCTCCGGCGCGCCAGTTGGCTCTTCCCGCTCTACCTGGTCGCCATCAATCTGTTCGTGATTCCCATCGCCATGGCCGGCATGCTGCTGCCGGTCGGCAACAGCGACCCGGACAGCTTCGTGCTGACGCTGCCCCTCTCCGCAGGGCTGGAGGGCATACCGCTGCTGGTCTTCATCGGCGGTCTCTCGGCGGCAACCGGCATGGTCATCGTCGAGACCATCGCCCTCTCCACCATGGTCAGTAACCAGCTGGTGATGCCGCTGCTGCTGCGCTCCAAGCGCCTGCAGCTCAGCTCCCAGGGCGAGCTGGCCGGCTGGCTGCTGGGCATTCGCCGGGTAGCCATCGTGCTGATCCTGCTGCTGGGCTACCTCTACCATGCGCTGATCGGCGACTCCTATAGCCTGGTCACCATTGGGCTGGTCTCCTTCGCTGCCGCCGCCCAGTTCGCCCCCGCCCTGTTGATCGGCATGTACTGGCGGGGGGCAACCCGGCTGGGCGCCAGCCTGGGCTTGATCGCCGGCTTTCTCATCTGGGTCTACACCCTGCTGCTGCCGGGCTTTGCCCAGTCAGGGTGGCTGAACCCCGGCTTTGTCGAACAAGGCCTCTGGGGGCTGGGCTGGCTGCGCCCCTATGCGCTGTTCGGCCTCGAGGGTTGGGACATCTACAGCCACTCGCTGCTGTGGAGCATGCTGGCCAACGTCGGGATTCTGGTCGGCGTTTCCCTGTTTACCCGACAGAGTCCGCTGGAGCAGACCCAGGCGGCGCTGTTCACCAATGCCATGAACCCGGGGCTGCAGCACACCTCCCTGTGGCGTGGCCAGACAACCCGCGGCGAGCTCCAGAGCCTGCTCAGCCGCTACCTGGGGGCCAACGCCACCGCCCGGATACTCGCCGACCAGAAGAGCAGCCGGGACAACTCCGATCCGGCCCCCCCGGCGATGATCGCCCGCGCCGAACAGGCCCTGTCGGGTGCACTGGGCAGCGCCTCGGCAAGGGTGCTGATCAATTCCGTGGTGCGTGGCGAGGCCCTGGACCTGGAGTCGATCCTCAGCATTCTCGACACCACCTCCCAGACGCTCGAGTACAACCGCCGACTGGAACAGAAGTCCAACGAACTCGCCAAGATCGGCGAGGAGCTGCGTGCCGCCAACGAGCGACTACGCGAACTCGACCGATTGAAGGACGAATTCGTCGCCATGGTCAGTCACGAACTCCGGACGCCGCTCACCTCGATTCGCGCCTTTGCCGAAATCCTGCGCGACGGCAAGGACCTGCCGGAAGACAAGCGCACCCACTTCCTCGAAGTGGTGGTGCTCGAAAGCCAACGGCTCTCCCGCCTGATCGAGGAGATACTCGACCTGGCACGGCTGGAGAGCGGCAGGCTGACCCTGACGCCGCAGCAACTGGACCTGGTGTCGCTGACCCGGCATAGCGTCGACGCCGTCCATCGCCTGCAGGAGGATCGCGGGGTGACGCTTCAAGTTGACATCGAGGTGGACGAGGCTCCGGTCATCGGCGACCCGGACCGCCTGGAGCAGGTCATCATCAACCTGCTCGACAACGCCGGCAAGTTTGCCGACGACGACGATCCACAGGTGCGTCTCCTGCTGACTCGACACGAGCAACACTATCGGCTCAGCGTGGAGGACAATGGCCCCGGTATCGCCGAAGAGGAGCGCGAGCGAGTCTTCGAGAAGTTCCACCAGATAAAACGCCTGAGCAGCAGCGCCGGCAAGGCCAAGGGACGCCCCAGGGGCAGCGGCCTGGGACTGCCGATCAGCCGGGGCATTGTCGTCCACCTGGGCGGCAGGCTCTGGGTAGAGGATGCCCCCCAGCTCCAGGGCGCCTGTCTGGTCATGGAGCTACCCCAGGCACCTGAGTGA
- a CDS encoding methyl-accepting chemotaxis protein has protein sequence MKRLTRLSLTQKLLGAIGLPLLLAFIALGLIVNTQLNNAIPPMLEDTSARQVEARANEVGRWIEGYRTLLSGLAKDERLAESVPVEEHLEWLASRHPGDATIESFYFADASGDTVTHSGARADISGRGYFQELVIDGTTDRLLADPVLSLVSGLPTAIIAETIFDESGSRVGLLGITLSMEAVSEITSAIDVGEGSYGYMVDSSGMVVAHPDPDLRMNLNVTDADQAGFQGVNALGQRMLSGEAGIGQVVSPFDGNVTMVWSPIPGTGGWALAAAIPSNVFTAVSTNLLFSLLIVGAVILLVLLVIVGFSARKALAPIKQTAQAMADIAQGKGDLTRRLTAHSQDEVGELAVQFNGFVERMQRTLQEVRGNARTVLAGASDMADGTQELSSRTEQAAANLQETSASMEEIHSTVSHTAQASEQANGLATNAAGVAERGNEAMTEMQAKMASIDASANKISDIIGLIDSIAFQTNILALNASVEAARAGEHGRGFAVVAQEVRNLASRSADAAKDIRGLIDTSVKHTQEGSQIVKGAAERMQELRQSVIQVSDVISEITAGAREQTSGIEQVNTAVAEMDTMTQQNASMVHQNAGLAATMRDNARRLDELMSEFILGEAELTEARPGPAVNRPALALPSAVTNPSQQAVKPASKRQQPARELEEDWETF, from the coding sequence ATGAAGCGACTCACTCGTCTATCACTCACGCAGAAGCTGCTGGGCGCGATCGGCCTGCCGTTACTGCTGGCATTCATCGCGCTGGGCCTGATCGTCAACACCCAGTTGAACAATGCCATTCCACCGATGCTGGAAGACACCAGTGCCCGACAGGTCGAAGCCCGGGCCAATGAAGTCGGCCGCTGGATCGAGGGTTACCGGACCCTGCTGTCCGGGCTAGCCAAGGACGAACGACTCGCCGAATCGGTGCCCGTGGAAGAGCACCTGGAGTGGCTGGCCAGCCGTCATCCGGGCGATGCCACCATCGAATCGTTCTACTTCGCCGACGCCAGCGGCGATACCGTGACCCATAGCGGCGCCAGGGCGGACATTTCCGGTCGCGGCTACTTCCAGGAGCTGGTTATCGATGGCACCACGGACCGGCTGCTGGCCGACCCGGTGCTCTCCCTGGTGAGCGGCCTGCCCACCGCGATAATTGCCGAGACGATCTTCGACGAGTCAGGAAGCCGCGTCGGGCTGCTGGGCATCACCCTGTCCATGGAAGCCGTCTCGGAGATCACCTCCGCCATCGACGTGGGCGAAGGTAGCTACGGCTACATGGTCGACAGCAGCGGCATGGTCGTGGCCCATCCCGACCCAGACCTGCGCATGAACCTCAACGTCACCGATGCCGACCAGGCCGGTTTCCAGGGTGTCAATGCACTGGGCCAGCGCATGCTCTCCGGTGAAGCCGGCATCGGCCAAGTGGTGTCACCCTTCGATGGCAACGTGACCATGGTCTGGAGCCCGATCCCAGGCACTGGTGGCTGGGCGCTTGCGGCGGCCATTCCCAGCAATGTCTTCACCGCTGTCTCGACGAACCTGCTGTTCTCCCTATTGATCGTGGGTGCAGTGATCCTGCTGGTGCTGCTTGTCATCGTCGGTTTCTCGGCGCGCAAGGCACTGGCGCCGATCAAGCAGACCGCCCAGGCCATGGCCGATATCGCCCAGGGCAAGGGCGACCTGACCCGCCGGCTGACGGCCCACAGCCAGGATGAAGTGGGCGAGCTCGCCGTACAGTTCAACGGCTTCGTCGAGCGCATGCAGCGAACCCTGCAGGAAGTCCGCGGGAACGCCCGTACCGTCCTCGCCGGTGCCAGCGACATGGCCGACGGCACCCAGGAACTCTCCTCGCGCACCGAGCAGGCCGCCGCCAACCTGCAGGAAACCTCGGCATCCATGGAGGAGATTCACTCCACCGTCTCGCACACCGCCCAGGCATCCGAGCAGGCCAACGGGCTGGCCACCAATGCCGCCGGGGTTGCCGAGCGCGGCAATGAGGCCATGACCGAGATGCAGGCCAAGATGGCATCCATCGACGCCTCGGCCAACAAGATCAGCGACATCATCGGCCTGATCGACTCGATCGCCTTCCAGACCAACATTCTGGCGTTGAATGCCTCGGTGGAAGCTGCTCGTGCCGGCGAGCACGGCAGGGGCTTTGCCGTGGTCGCCCAGGAAGTCCGCAACCTCGCCAGCCGTTCAGCCGACGCCGCCAAGGACATTCGCGGACTGATCGATACTTCCGTCAAACACACCCAGGAAGGCAGCCAGATCGTCAAGGGTGCGGCAGAACGCATGCAGGAGCTGCGCCAGAGTGTGATTCAGGTCTCTGACGTGATCAGCGAAATCACCGCCGGCGCCCGCGAGCAGACGTCGGGAATCGAGCAGGTCAACACTGCTGTGGCGGAGATGGATACCATGACGCAGCAGAATGCCTCCATGGTGCATCAGAACGCCGGCCTGGCCGCCACCATGCGAGACAATGCCCGTCGCCTTGATGAGCTAATGTCCGAATTCATTCTCGGAGAAGCCGAATTGACCGAAGCGCGTCCAGGCCCGGCGGTGAACCGGCCAGCGCTTGCCCTGCCCTCGGCGGTCACTAACCCCTCGCAGCAGGCGGTGAAGCCAGCGTCCAAGCGTCAGCAGCCCGCACGCGAGCTGGAAGAGGATTGGGAGACCTTTTAA
- a CDS encoding MFS transporter, which produces MVGQQLSPDPGLATLPIAMMMLGTVVSTLPASLYMKRVGRRHGFITGASLGGVAGGLLSFGAIALGSFWLFCAGNLLLGLYQGFAMYYRFAAADVASPAFRSRAISFVMAGGVAAAFLGPWNASAATGLIASVPSGGPYLVIAILALLAIGLLTQLRVPASGEPQPGEKSRPMAVIATQPKFRVAVLAGAVGYAIMVLVMTATPLAMRARGFEMSQVAFIMQWHVLGMFAPSFVTGSLIARFGVQRIVLSGATLLIGTVLVANLGTSLAHFWVALVLLGVGWNFLFVGGSAMLSTVHSEAERGKVQGVNDLIIFTLVAIGSLMAGQLLHHLGWEALNLAMLPAILLVALATLWFGMKAKSQLASQVSGPPEP; this is translated from the coding sequence GTGGTCGGCCAACAGCTGAGTCCCGATCCCGGTCTGGCCACGCTGCCCATCGCCATGATGATGCTGGGCACCGTGGTTTCGACCCTGCCAGCGTCCCTCTACATGAAGCGGGTGGGTCGTCGACATGGCTTCATCACCGGGGCCAGCCTGGGTGGCGTGGCCGGTGGCCTGCTGAGCTTCGGTGCCATTGCGCTGGGGTCCTTCTGGCTGTTTTGCGCCGGCAATCTCCTGTTGGGGCTCTACCAGGGCTTCGCCATGTACTACCGCTTCGCCGCTGCCGACGTGGCAAGTCCCGCCTTTCGCAGCCGGGCGATCTCCTTCGTCATGGCTGGCGGGGTTGCCGCCGCCTTCCTCGGCCCCTGGAACGCCAGCGCAGCCACCGGCCTGATCGCCAGCGTGCCCTCCGGTGGACCTTATCTGGTGATTGCCATCCTTGCGCTGCTGGCCATCGGCCTGCTGACTCAGCTGCGCGTACCGGCCAGCGGCGAGCCCCAGCCCGGCGAGAAATCTCGCCCCATGGCGGTCATCGCCACCCAGCCCAAATTCAGGGTAGCGGTACTGGCCGGCGCGGTGGGCTACGCCATCATGGTATTGGTGATGACTGCCACGCCGCTGGCGATGCGCGCCCGAGGTTTCGAGATGAGCCAGGTTGCCTTCATCATGCAGTGGCACGTGCTGGGCATGTTCGCGCCGTCCTTCGTGACCGGCAGCCTGATTGCCCGTTTCGGCGTGCAGCGTATCGTGCTCAGCGGGGCGACGCTGCTCATCGGCACGGTGCTGGTGGCTAACCTGGGTACCAGCCTGGCGCACTTCTGGGTGGCGCTGGTGCTGCTGGGGGTTGGCTGGAACTTTCTGTTCGTGGGTGGCAGCGCCATGCTCTCCACGGTTCATAGCGAGGCCGAGCGGGGCAAGGTACAGGGGGTCAACGACCTGATCATCTTCACGTTGGTGGCCATCGGCTCGCTGATGGCCGGGCAACTGCTGCACCACCTGGGGTGGGAAGCCCTGAATCTCGCCATGCTGCCGGCTATACTCCTGGTGGCCCTGGCCACCCTCTGGTTCGGCATGAAAGCCAAATCACAGCTGGCCAGCCAAGTCTCTGGGCCACCTGAGCCATAA
- a CDS encoding sensor domain-containing diguanylate cyclase, protein MTSVALFFLLRREWKADAALLQRNQQQRAELHALSQFRESVIESAHVWINGLDREARVTLWNDAAERISGYRRDEVLGSDGIWQLLYPDPDYRSSIAREVQQILSEGAEVQGFETSILTKSGEEKIIAWDSRQLTDEHGHVCGSVAIGRDVTARRAAEQALQKRERELRTLIANLPGMAYRCLNDAQWSMRFVSSACLELTGYRPEELVANRGVAWASLIQPEYLARLHVQVDQAIEQGEPFAVEYQLRKRNGDLVWCWEQGRAVTIDGEQFLEGIIIDITERKRLEQELEELATQDALTGLPNRRAFNRRLEDELSRATRYDRSFSLLWLDLNNFKDINDNYGHLAGDAVLRQISHLIKDKLRKIDFLARYGGDELTVILPEMSFEAGQEAAERLCDLVASSRFDVLNGHTITLTLSIGVAAFPQHGKSAMALCDAADRAMYQTKKRNAAARRHSGA, encoded by the coding sequence GTGACCAGCGTCGCACTGTTTTTCCTGTTGAGACGAGAATGGAAGGCCGACGCAGCGCTGTTGCAGCGCAATCAGCAGCAGCGAGCGGAGCTTCATGCGCTGAGCCAGTTTCGGGAAAGTGTTATCGAGAGTGCGCACGTCTGGATCAATGGTCTCGACCGTGAGGCACGGGTGACGTTGTGGAACGATGCCGCCGAACGTATCTCAGGATATCGCCGTGATGAGGTGTTGGGCAGTGACGGTATCTGGCAGTTGCTATATCCGGACCCTGACTATCGCAGCAGTATTGCCCGCGAAGTTCAGCAGATCCTCAGCGAGGGGGCTGAGGTCCAGGGCTTTGAGACCAGCATCCTCACCAAGAGTGGTGAGGAGAAAATCATCGCCTGGGACTCCAGGCAGCTTACCGATGAGCACGGCCATGTTTGTGGCTCGGTAGCCATCGGCCGTGATGTCACTGCCAGGCGTGCTGCCGAGCAGGCCCTGCAGAAGCGTGAACGGGAGCTGAGGACACTGATTGCCAACCTGCCGGGCATGGCCTATCGCTGCCTGAACGATGCCCAGTGGAGCATGCGGTTCGTATCCAGCGCCTGCCTGGAACTCACGGGATACCGGCCAGAGGAACTGGTGGCTAATCGGGGCGTTGCCTGGGCCAGCCTCATCCAGCCGGAATATCTTGCACGACTCCATGTCCAGGTCGATCAGGCCATTGAGCAGGGGGAGCCCTTCGCCGTTGAATATCAGCTTCGCAAGCGCAATGGCGACCTGGTGTGGTGCTGGGAGCAGGGGCGTGCGGTGACCATCGATGGTGAACAGTTTCTGGAAGGAATCATCATCGATATCACCGAACGCAAGCGGCTGGAGCAGGAGCTGGAGGAATTGGCGACGCAGGATGCCTTGACGGGATTGCCCAACCGGCGTGCGTTCAACCGCCGCCTGGAGGATGAACTCTCCCGTGCCACTCGCTATGACCGCTCGTTTAGTCTGCTATGGCTTGATTTGAACAATTTCAAAGATATCAATGACAACTATGGACACTTGGCTGGCGATGCGGTGCTGAGGCAGATCAGCCATCTCATAAAGGACAAGTTGCGCAAGATAGACTTTTTGGCTCGCTATGGTGGTGATGAGCTTACGGTGATTCTTCCCGAAATGTCGTTCGAGGCAGGCCAAGAGGCAGCGGAACGACTATGCGACCTAGTGGCATCGAGCCGGTTCGATGTGCTGAATGGTCATACCATTACTCTTACGCTCAGTATCGGAGTGGCGGCATTTCCCCAGCATGGCAAGAGCGCCATGGCGCTCTGCGACGCCGCTGACAGGGCGATGTATCAGACGAAGAAAAGAAATGCTGCAGCCAGGCGTCACAGCGGTGCCTAG
- a CDS encoding DUF503 domain-containing protein, giving the protein MHSTILTMNLSLPGCASLKEKRQRMGGLHERFGRNPAVAVCESGERDRLEASEWTFVVTGISQQKVDSLCSEIEEKLQRTVDGRVLDVSRQTL; this is encoded by the coding sequence ATGCACAGCACCATCCTGACCATGAACCTTTCACTGCCCGGCTGTGCGTCCCTCAAGGAGAAGCGCCAGCGTATGGGCGGACTTCATGAGCGCTTTGGCCGCAACCCGGCTGTGGCGGTATGCGAGAGCGGCGAACGCGACCGGCTGGAAGCGAGCGAATGGACCTTCGTGGTGACCGGCATCTCGCAGCAGAAGGTGGATTCTCTATGCAGCGAGATCGAGGAGAAGCTGCAACGCACGGTTGATGGTCGCGTGCTCGACGTGTCCCGGCAGACCTTGTAA
- a CDS encoding pirin family protein — MSNLVNEGSLSSSLDCPLVDGKRQVQHVSARTADVGGIPVNRVLPSRQRRLVGAWCFLDHAGPAVFKSDSAGLRVGPHPHIGLQTFTWMIEGEVLHRDSLGSEQVIRPGQVNLMTAGRGISHTEESVAGASHLHAAQLWIALPEASRNTEPRFDHYAELPRWQAHGVELTLLIGEFDGRRAPPLTFSPLVGLDLEASRAATISLPLRDDFEYAVLPLDGELEIGGERFVANELAYLGRGRDEVELSMSAGGRAILIGGEPLGEEVLIWWNFVGHSKAEIAEAQRDWEAGSERFGSIPQWSGERLMPAPLPWKV; from the coding sequence ATGAGCAATCTCGTCAATGAAGGCAGCCTCTCATCCTCCCTGGATTGCCCGCTGGTCGACGGAAAACGCCAGGTTCAGCATGTCTCGGCTCGCACCGCTGACGTAGGCGGTATTCCGGTCAATCGCGTGCTGCCCTCACGTCAGCGGCGCCTGGTGGGGGCCTGGTGCTTCCTCGATCATGCCGGGCCGGCGGTCTTCAAGAGCGACAGCGCTGGCCTGCGCGTCGGGCCGCACCCGCATATCGGCCTGCAGACCTTCACCTGGATGATCGAGGGAGAGGTGTTGCACCGCGACAGCCTGGGCAGCGAGCAGGTGATACGACCGGGGCAGGTCAACCTGATGACCGCGGGGCGCGGCATCAGCCATACCGAAGAGTCGGTGGCCGGCGCCAGCCACCTGCATGCTGCCCAGCTCTGGATTGCACTGCCCGAGGCGAGCCGTAATACCGAGCCTCGTTTCGATCACTATGCGGAGCTGCCCCGCTGGCAGGCGCACGGCGTCGAGCTGACCCTGCTTATCGGTGAATTCGACGGCCGCCGGGCGCCGCCCCTGACGTTCTCACCGCTGGTGGGGCTCGACCTCGAGGCTAGCCGGGCCGCAACGATCAGTCTGCCACTGCGAGATGACTTCGAGTACGCCGTACTGCCCCTGGACGGTGAGCTCGAGATCGGTGGAGAACGCTTTGTCGCCAATGAGCTGGCCTACCTGGGCCGCGGTCGCGATGAGGTGGAGTTGTCGATGAGCGCAGGCGGTCGTGCCATTCTGATCGGTGGTGAGCCGCTGGGGGAAGAAGTGCTGATCTGGTGGAATTTCGTCGGCCACAGCAAGGCGGAGATCGCCGAGGCCCAGCGCGACTGGGAGGCGGGCAGCGAGCGCTTTGGCAGCATTCCCCAATGGTCGGGTGAGCGGTTGATGCCGGCGCCATTGCCGTGGAAGGTCTAG